ATCTCTTAAATAAGATAGAGATGGGCGAGAATAATcttccaattgaaataataaaaaggcTAATATATATCAAATAATAGTAACTCAAATGagataaaatatcaaatgagAGTAGATTGAAGAGTGTTTATGCATGATaagttattcattcaatcaattgagaaggagaaagatataattctttcaatttgaaTGAAGAAAGGACGAGAAATATCTCTCATTTGTAAAagatagagaaagaaaaaggaaatGTTCCAATATTAGATACCttctgaataaaaagactagatgACTTATTCTCAATATAGCCTTTTTATTCAGTAGGAATagctaccacaatatcacctttACAACTActcagaaataataattaaatactgtaCTTTGGTTCGATTCAGATGATACTATTGAAATAGTAAAACAATATTGCAATACTTTATGTAGAGAATGTAGAGATTAAACTCACAAGACAGAAATCTCTCAATAGATCTGATAATAAACGGGAGAAAACTCTCACTTGaatcgataaataaataatattcgtgTAGCTTTTATTGGTGGGTCCTCGAATGGAAGTTCCACCTCTTCTGAATttatcatttgagccgtcaatgggccttacgactgtcatacttcagcttTGTTTTAAGTAACTTGAAACGATAAGGGATgggagaatttttttcaatactaaTATAACTATCttcataattcataattataacaatctTCATAATTCATATAACAATCACCAACattaatttatgaaaacatAGAAGCTAGCAGGATTACCCAcaaaaattgcttccataacacAATACTGTAGTTACTATAATACTAAGTTACTTCAACACAATAATTACTTCAACTActgtttgataatattatatggatattatataaaattccAACTCTCAATACTGAATAGATATTTATATCAATgctgtatgataattatttcatttattcatagacaatagatacaatgaaggcaaaaacaacaggcattcgcccaaaactgctttaaaccttaatttggaatacacagtctagaggttatgtaaattaTAACTTGATTCACACACTATTTCGAGTCCCAAAAATGTATGTAGCCTActctaataatattgaatttatctgattaattaatttcaaaatacaaatccatatttcaaaattatatggatattatatgaAATTTCAACTATCAATACTGAATACATAATCAAATATGGGAAAATCGAACTCACCTGTTGATCTTGGCCAGAAACCCGTACGGCCCGTGCAATCTCGCCGTCTTCTCCAGGTTACGACAGTAAAGGGTCCATACGCAATCCAAGGGCGATGCCGCATTGCTAGCACGCGCCGTAACCGAGCTGCGGTAGGCGCGACTCAGGTTCAAAACCGCCCTCAGTCCTCCAGTCAACAGTTCCAACAGCTCATCCACGAACCCTTGCTTCTGCTGTGTACCGCTCGCAGACTGTGTCAATAGCCGGGAGCCTTCCGATCGTAACCTCTGCAGACGGTCTGTGGGCAGGAAAAGCGCGTTCATCGCTACCACATCGGGATCGTTCATCATTTTCTCGCCCAACCCGGACTCCTCGTTCCAGGCTATCTGTTGTACGTTGTGTAACAAGAACAGATCGACGGCTAGTAATCCGAAGGATACAGGGTTCATTGAGCCGTTTACTCCCCCGTAGATTAAGGAATCTACAGGTAACTCATCTAACCCAACCCCCGAGGTGGTCTCGTTGTACATCTTCTTCAAATGCCCGACAACCGAAGTGAAGTTTCCATCAGAGATGGATCTGTTGATGGTTCTCAACAAATCCAACCACTCATCGTCCGACCTTACCTTACCTCCAGCACTCATCCAATCATACAAATCTTGGATCCTTCTCCTCAGAAACATCAACATGGGGTTTCTGCTGACCCTGGTTGTCGCCTCCTCCTCCCCTCTTACATTCTTCACATCCTTCAAGTAAATGAAATCGGGAATCACCTGTTCAGGTAAGGATTCATCAGATGACTGTGAAGACTCGTAATTGTCACCATCCTCCTGAAGTACACGGTTCTCAGGTCTCTCAGCGACTGTCCGTGATCCAGGGTTGTCGTCTTCTCCAAACCAATTGGGGTAGACGGCTTCACTTTTCTTCTTAGTAGATGGTCCACCACTGGCGGGAGGGATTGAGCCAAATGCATCCTCCAGGCTTGAAGGGTAATCAGGTACTGGATCATCTAGTTTACCTCCTGGTTTCCTCTGGTCAACTACAAACTCCTCCAGATTTCGCTGTGGTGGGTTGTGTTTGACTGCAAACTCCTCCATGTTTTGTTGATTGTGGTCTGTGAACTCCACATTCTGTTGAGGATTTTGTGGGAGTTTATGGCGGGGGTGTTCAGGTATCGGCAGACGTATCCTGGTGGGCACATCTGGTTGTTTTTCGTGAGCAATCTCGCTGGGTTTCACCATCTCGATGCGACCTCTGCTTGACACGAAGGGCCGGAAGGTTCTCGAAGGTGGTGGAGGGGTTGAAGGGACCGGTGGTGATTCCTGCGGGATCTCCGGGAGAACTGGTTCCGGTTCCGGTTCCGGTAAATCTCGGAAATGCGGTATCGGCTTACGTTGGAAGCGTTGGCGGTCCTGAACGTTGGTTGATGTAGATGACGTCACGAAAGTTTCCGTTTGGCGGACGTTCACGCCGAGCCACAAAATGGCTCCCACAAAGGAGAGGGTGACCAGGAATCCACAGCAGCCTGCAGTCAGCCACCATTTCGCCGAGCTAAACGAGTCTGGTTGGTGTTTGTAGTA
Above is a window of Nilaparvata lugens isolate BPH chromosome 4, ASM1435652v1, whole genome shotgun sequence DNA encoding:
- the LOC111043512 gene encoding uncharacterized protein LOC111043512, encoding MSYYKHQPDSFSSAKWWLTAGCCGFLVTLSFVGAILWLGVNVRQTETFVTSSTSTNVQDRQRFQRKPIPHFRDLPEPEPEPVLPEIPQESPPVPSTPPPPSRTFRPFVSSRGRIEMVKPSEIAHEKQPDVPTRIRLPIPEHPRHKLPQNPQQNVEFTDHNQQNMEEFAVKHNPPQRNLEEFVVDQRKPGGKLDDPVPDYPSSLEDAFGSIPPASGGPSTKKKSEAVYPNWFGEDDNPGSRTVAERPENRVLQEDGDNYESSQSSDESLPEQVIPDFIYLKDVKNVRGEEEATTRVSRNPMLMFLRRRIQDLYDWMSAGGKVRSDDEWLDLLRTINRSISDGNFTSVVGHLKKMYNETTSGVGLDELPVDSLIYGGVNGSMNPVSFGLLAVDLFLLHNVQQIAWNEESGLGEKMMNDPDVVAMNALFLPTDRLQRLRSEGSRLLTQSASGTQQKQGFVDELLELLTGGLRAVLNLSRAYRSSVTARASNAASPLDCVWTLYCRNLEKTARLHGPYGFLAKINRLGLRLLMGEFPVENAVENLVKEATQGWQAIHCEKLFPRCGGEEAKDIVLETVMRGSSINQ